Proteins co-encoded in one Etheostoma spectabile isolate EspeVRDwgs_2016 unplaced genomic scaffold, UIUC_Espe_1.0 scaffold00019379, whole genome shotgun sequence genomic window:
- the LOC116684636 gene encoding formin-like protein 3 codes for MLLKRFISLKASDVQAPLSLLHPPPPPSSAAQKGAGVSAGDEPTDSELLEASQDQDRPLQPPAAVEQTAETPAPPPRPGAASPPPPGVQESTEPAVLPPPPPAGSAELLPASWRAALTAEQQQWIGRELFTRSSKGRSQLVKELNVWWYPPQTLPIYTLSGAERTWNTNIFCF; via the exons ATGTTACTGAAACGTTTTATTTCTCTTAAAGCCTCAGACGTACAGGCCCCTCTCTCGCTCCTGCAtccacctcctcccccctcATCAGCGGCACAGAAGGGAGCTGGTGTCTCTGCCGGGGACGAGCCCACGGACAGCGAGCTGCTGGAGGCCTCACAGGACCAGGACCGGCCCCTGCAACCTCCAGCAGCCGTGGAGCAGACGGCAGAGACACCAGCTCCCCCGCCACGTCCTGGAGCTGCCAGTCCCCCGCCACCTGGAGTGCAGGAGTCAACGGAGCCAGCTGTCCTCCCTCCCCCGCCTCCTGCTGGCAGTGCTGAG CTGTTGCCTGCGTCCTGGCGGGCAGCTCTCACTGcggagcagcagcagtggatcGGCCGGGAGCTGTTTACCAGGAGCAGCAAGGGGAGGTCCCAGCTCGTTAAGGAGTTGAACGTGTGGTGGTACCCTCCCCAGACCCTGCCAATCTACACCCTTTCTGGCGCCGAGAGAACCTGGAACACAAACATATTCTGCTTTTAG